The Triticum aestivum cultivar Chinese Spring chromosome 4B, IWGSC CS RefSeq v2.1, whole genome shotgun sequence sequence TTTCCTAGTCCAAGTCGGTTTGTAATATCTAGTCTAAGTCGGTTTGTACCAATATGTATAGCCATGTACCCTGTGCTAAACATAATACAAGCAATAGTTTTATTCATCTATCAATATCTGTGACTCCACGAGAAGCATCTGTGATATCTGTGAaagcacaatttttttttatttcgagTTGTGCTTCTTGTGGAAGTAAATCTTTGCCTCCACGAGAAACAAATATGTACTTCTCGTGGAAGTATAAAAAATCATGCAATTTTTTCGTGCATTTTCTCTCTCCAAAACCTAGAAAAAACTGAAAACCCCAAAAGCCCCGCAAGAAAACCCATTTAACTTGAAAACACATATAGAAGAATAAAAAAATCAAATCCAAAAGGAGCGTCCGGCATAAGACATGTGACGACGGTTGCACGCATCAGTCGGCGTGCTCTAAGCTCATCAAAATGAACCTTCAAGGTTGGATGGTTATGAGGACAGCGATATCGCTAGTCCACCAaaattcaagtcctagacttgacattATTGGTACttgtatttttctgaatttatttcaaacTTTTCGATGATGTGTGTTTAGTGGGAAGAGACGTTCCTATCGACTATGAAGGCGTCTGTGGACTTCATCAATCTTAAGATGACGTGTCGATTTAGTCTCTCGGAGGTGCGTAGAGGGGTTGCATgtgcgtgtgtgttcataggggtgagcaTATGTGCGTATGTACGAGTGTATGCATCTATACCATGTTAAAAGAAGTGACATGTGGAGATCCGCGCAAGGGATAACCTTGAGTTAGTTGATCTCCCTAATCTGTGCCGCCGGTTAGGAGAATTGGCTCTCGCCACCTCCCGCCCAATAAGAACTTGAGAACACTCAGGAGAACTCGCTCGCTCGTAAAGAAAGGGGTTCTAGTTCATCAGTTTTTTATTTCCTGATTCAGTTGCTTTGGCCGGTTCTCAGTTGACCGTTGAGGCGTTGACCAGAGACCATGTTGACCGGGTGACTTTTCtgaaaagttcacaaaattttaaAAGAATGAAGATAAAAAAGTACACAAATTTGAAAAGGTTTATGAAATAaacaaattagaaaaaaaaatcatattttgaaaaatggttcatgaatctgaaaaatcatgaatttggaaaataGTTCATAAGATTTGAATAACaaattcacgaatttgaaaaagttcatgaaatgaATAGTTTGTGATTCTGAAAAGTTCGCTATTTCAAATTTTTCACAAAAACTGAGAAAATGTTCAAGAAATCGgagaaaagttcatggattttcaaACAGGGTCACAAATTTGAAGAAAGTACTATTCACGAATAGGATCGGGGGGCAGGGCCTCTAGCCACAACTCCCTTTTGTCTCGCCattgtcatgcattgcatattatGAACATGTTAGTTCTTCCACGTAGTAGTAAGATTGCATCCGTTGTTTGTGTTCCAATATTCTTTGCTTCTTCGCAGATAGAACTCAGAGATGATGCAAGATACGTGCACGGTCTACTCTTCTACCAAACGGAGCATAAGGCAAGAATGATCATTACCTTGGATACTTGTACTAACTTTACTTACAATACTGATTGTGATGCTTTTGATGATCTTGTTCCTATCCACCGTCAAATGTTACTTGCCACGATAAAGCCTTTACCTTCATCTCCCAAAAAACCTTATTATTGCTATGTTACTGCTTACTTAACCCGCTTAGTATTCATGCTTTCCTTCTAAGTTAAACATGCTTTTACTTGGGTTATGCTTATATTATCATGGGTCACTTATTATGATATGCTTCTGGAGATAATTAAATGGTAGGCAAACGACACGGTGAGAGGCTAGGCGTTATACCTTGGTTTTGTTCCACTTGACTCCCCCTAGAGTGAGATCTTGTTTATGCTCTATGAATGAGCACGCTAACCATACGTGGGCGTTCTATGGGGGCCCCTCGACTAGTTACCCGTAGATACAGACTATCCAGGAGTCACAAGCTGGTTTTACATTCGCCACGCCACTCATACTTGCATACGGAGGAGATATCCCCTGGGGATTTTATTATGTTATGTGTCGGGCCATTAGGAGATATTTCGTGGTAGTTTGAGACTTGCGGAGTACCCGACAAGTAGCCGTGTAGGGTACTAGTTGTTTTAGCCCCTGTCGTAGATGACTGGGTCGGAGTTAGAGATATGTCCGGCTCTCGATTTGGATGTTGATCTGATCGGGTGTCTCCTAGACTAGGACGTAGTGACGGTGAAAGTTATTCGTTCAGAATTGTCTTGCTCAACCTGTCATGGGGAACAATAGCTGGTGTCGTCGACTAAGCTTTGTCGTGTCATCTAAGAAGTTTCGGTAATAGCTCGATGGGTGCGTGTAATGGGTACATTCTAGTTGGGAACAATGTGCATATGAAGCCTATGGGTATATTCCCCTGCAGAGTTCAATCTTTCAGAAAACCGTGTCTGTGGTTATGGATGACTTGGAGCTTGACTAATAGTTCGTTAAACAACCTCAACCAACGTGAGAGTGCCTTGACTGCTCTCCTATTCATGGGGTATACGAAGAGGAGGACAAAGTAGTGTTTTGTTTGCCTAGGCAGGTGAGTAGGTCGTTAGTTCAGGAGTTACCTGATGTTTGGATTACGCTTATCTTAATCTTACATATGCAAGTTGTAGTGTGATTCTTAGGGCTTGTAGCTTCACCACTTAACCATCATCTACCTAATTGTAGTGTTAGTGCCAGTACCCCTAGTAATATgtcgagtacctttgtactcacccTTGCCACAACATACACTTACAGGTGTGGTGATGGACGACGTTAACTTGGTAGCCCTTCAGACAGCGGTCCGGGCACGGATATGGATGTATGGATGTCATTTGCCTTACTTTGAGCCTTCTTAAGGTAACATGTATTCTTACCTGCTTAAAATTTATTTGCTTATGTTGTATGTGTTGGATTTTAGTCGTAAGACCCTATTTGTATGAGATATTGTATATGCACTATAGTTGTTGTTGCGGAATATTTGTAATCTGTATTGTGATTCCGACGCTTCACCATATGGCGGACACATTTGTCACGTGTTCGTTGTGTGAAGGTGGAGTCTTGGGATCGAGATTATGTGTAGGCTAGCAAAGGTTGCTAGAGCGGCATAGTGCCGGTCCCCGGGGTGCCACATCAATAAACTTTCAAGTGTGGTGTTGCCGATTTGTTGTTATGGATttttgatgagtgatatttttgggttcatcacacttttgtttaaaCTCGATAATACcagattttttttgagaaaatcacTTTGGTATTGCCACTAATGACTATTAAAAGTGAGAGAACGTCAAATCTTTTGTTTAATATGTTTCCGTAGGAAAAAAACATAAATATGGGAAGGAATCATCACATAGATAGAAACAAgtatggagggagagaggaaggaattGGAGGTGCACTAGAGGAAGCTGCGTTCGACGGCCTTCGGTATTACCGCACCGCTCGTACTGGCGGTCATACCAGGCAGGATATTGACTCCCATCGTATCACGGTGATCGCCTATCGGGACCtgttgtcggattcagggctccgcagacccaaggcAAGGTTCAAACTCTAAGacatgtgcgaagaactcaacctctccagccaacaGCTCGTcacccccacggcctagctcgatgaacaaggaagaagatggacacaacagtttacccaggttcagaccaccttgcggtgtaagaccctactcctgcttttggtggattAGCTTCacgaggggttgaggatgaactagtacaaaggaagaacaacctcgcgagggctaCTCTGATGAGGGAGTGAGTTGAGGATTGGATTCGATTCCCTTTCCTacgatggtggctaacctatatatatatatatagagagggagagaggcctcggtcctcttcccccaaagtgaaggcgggaagggatcccatagtggccaatttgaaaggggacaagtagtcttatcccgacgaaaggtggtctttgcctgcaaagcttctggtcgtgacaccgtggtgggctcggtgatgacatccgtcctgctggtcttggtcttgttgcacgggaatggaaaccttttaGTGATTCCTCGCATGTCATCATGGGCCACCAATGAATGAGCTAAATCTGGCAGATCTTGGGGTAGGGGATCCCAAGCTAGATGATTAGACACGATGGTAACAAAGACACgtggtttacctaggttcgggctctcTGAAGAGATAACAACCTGCATTGTGTTTATTTTGTTGGATTGAAGTACAAAGTACAGATGATCTACACTGAGATTGTTGTGTCCTTTCAATAAGACACgcctcggtttatatagataccaagGGTCTAGGGTTACAAAATCCTAGTTGGCTACTTACAAGGAAACAAAGCTTTCAACGAATCCAACATCTTGGAATACATGACAAGTCTTCTGGTGCCTTTTGTTTATATGTTATTGGCCGCCCGACGTGACCCACTTTCGAACCGAAATGGGGGTCCTCGGCCTGCCCACCAGACCAAGCGACGACGTGGTAAGAGACCTCCTAGCCGGGCCACCATCACTGTCAAAGATAACAGTTCACTGGTTTGGGTCTCTCTGTGTCGTTGATGGCTCATCAGATGTCTCTCCCTCGCTCTTGTGTCGTTGTTCAACATACAACACCATTTTGCTTTATCATGTTGCTTTTCAACCACTATATCCCTGTAATGGCACTACAACCCTCTATCCTCTTCTCTACGAGGCATGATAATTGTAATTGGGTTGTAACCCTAGTGGTTTGTGGCGTTCTTTACCATGATTTTGCTCCACCTCTAGGTCAACTCCTTCACGACCTCCAAACctaccttgctcatgataccacttgttagaataattcGAAGTGTATTGTCGATTCACCGAGGACAAAGCAATCACACGAggcgttttttttttgaaaaggaggattaccaccgacctctgcatctgggtgatgcaagcatccattttattaattattcgcaAAGACCTTATAAAGTAGTACATCAggtagtctgaagccaccatcctAGCAACACCTGTCGCTACTCATATCCACCTAATGAAGGGGTGCcgatagtccgagcctaataccaaatagGCATCGCAAAaatgcctaacatctaaagccagaGGCACCAACCAAGCCACATACCGGGTTTGGGGCACAAGCTGGTCCGACGCACTCTCTGTGTCATCGCCGCCATCTTCCATCAGTCCATCTTCAAAGCAGAAACTAATGCACCGACtttgccaggcctctctgccatcgacgccaccatgacgccagacatcaccctcctcctgcgcgagtccatctccgcgcattgGACGCCGAGTCTCCATAGCGtcatgccgccgagatccgccgccatcaatgtgtgagatgaagcaccgctccaccaaagaatccgccCTCTGGTCCCTCAATAACgcgtgtacctccaagaatgacgccaaggggggaacgacaccagagcgccgtcGTCATCCGATCATCTGATTTAGGGTTTCCCCAGAGGTAGCaaagagtggccttgaacttctccacaacgatgccttcaagaagggaacgacgcaaaTAGCACCGCCACCGCTAGCCTTGGCAGTAGCCAAacgcaagttttcacccagatctgttcgacggaaatccaactctcgtgcacgggccgccaCCACCACTAACACCACCAGGCCGAGCACACGCAGCCGTCGGCACCTCCACGGTGCCTAGAGGCCGCGAGAATCGCCACCACCACGCCTGACAAGCAGCCACGGCCGGACCCGAGCACCACCTAGATCCAATCTGGGGTCAAAGATCCCTAGGCCGCAGCCATTGTGTAGGCAGCACCACCGGACGGGGACAGACCCTCCACCCTGCTGCAGAGCAAGCCGCCGTCGGAACTTCAAAGCGCCGCGCCACCAAGCCCACCGGGAGCGCCTGAGCCGCCAGGAAGAAGGGAGAGTCGCGCCAGGGGAGAAGCCTCGCCGCTGCCGGCACTGCCCGGGCTTTGCCCGGCAGTGGCCCTCGGCGgcagcgagggggagggagggtgGAGGAGGGCCAGCGGcgggggcggctagggttcccccgtgTCGCCTCCGAGAGGGACACGGGGGACGGGACCGTAATACCTAGCGACGTtgacatcgagatttgttaacgaggttcaccaacaTGGCTACATTCCCGTGGCATGACTATGAGCGCTTCTTCCCATGACACTGCTACAGAACCGGCCACCCGAgcccggcacacgccgccggctttCCCTGCTTGTCTGTgctatgttggcatatgttacattgTATGTCTATGCCTACATTATATAAGAGGTCCGAGATACAAGTGTTCTACGCGAACACAACTCGTACCCTATCTGCACACAGTACGACTCTAAGGTCAACTGTAATCTACCTTGTATAAATATTCGATACAATTCCAACAACAAGAAAACATAACCACGGAATTAAGGGGGTTTCATTCATAACTGAAACACACTAGGCATTTGTAGGTTACAGGCAGTCTAACTTATTCACAGAGCAAGAACATATGAAAACGACCTATACCATTGCCACAACCCACAATTGTGGTCTCATTCCGACAAAATAATGAAAATGCGAGCTAAGAAAGAAACTTCAGAGCTTGAAGCATCCGGTCAGCTCTTTGCTGAAACTGAGACCGAGCTCTCGAAGGCAGACCCCATGCGGCTGATGACGAACTGGTAGATCTTGCGCTTCAACCGCTCCACATTGTCCTTGGTCGCATCCTCGTCGGCGATCTTACCGACTCCGTCCAGCCAGTCGCTGATCCTCTTGAACTGCGACAGGACCACCGTGATATGGCCGCTCTGCTTTCCCCTAGTTGCAATGTTCTGGTCTTCAAACAGGTGGAAGCCCACATCCATGGCCTCGTTCACAAATTTCAGAAACCAGACATGCATCTCCCGGCACAAGGTGTTGGCAAGCTCAACTGTCTCGTTCATGCCCGGAGTTTTAGGCCATGCAGCAGGAAGAGGTGATGCCCTGGACTGGACCTTTGCAGAAGCTCCAAGCGATGGCCTCTTGGACAGGCTTGTTCTTGGTGGTTCCACTGCAGTGGCGCTGTTCTTCTGGTAGATGGATCCAGTGGCGCTGTTGACCAGCTTGAGGACCTCCAGTTCGGTTGCTAATGCTGCCTCAACCCAATGAGTGGCTGATTTCTCCCAGAATGCAGCTTCGTCTGCTCCGTTGGTGGCCATTGACTCGGCGATTTTCTTCCACTTGAGAGTGTCTTCATAGACAGCAAGGAAACAATCGACAGTTGGGAGTGGATTCGCGGTCTTCGACAACGAACAAAGTTCAGAGAACTTGCTGTTGGCAGAAATCAACACAATGTTACAATCGTCACACTCTGCTGACATATACAGACTTTGGTGGAAAAACAAAAACCAGACTGCTGCAGGTTACCTCAGATTTCTGATAACTGAATCAGTGATCAATGCCTCCTGCAGAGCGtcagctgcagcggctgctgctgCATCTCTCCGTTCAGCAGCTTCCTGTAAAATCAATAACAAAACGAAGACGGCGTTAGGAGGATCAATAAATGGATATTGTTTGCAAAAGCAAATGAAATACTCCCTCAGAGGGAGTAGCATACCTTTCCGATCTTCGAAAGTTTATCTGAAACTGCAACCAGTGGAATGCTGCCATCAGTCCATTTAGCATCATGAAGTGTGATTTTTGGAGCTGCTGCTTTTGCCTTCCCTGCAGTAGACTCTGTCTTCTTTCGTGGTTTTGGTTTCTCATCAACAGAGGAGTCATCGTTACTGGATAGCTCTGTTGTAGCATCACTAAGTCGCCGTGACATTGCTTCCTGAAGTTACAGAAGAAGATCAGTTGTCATTGCTCAGGTACATGAATTTCAATTGCATGTAAACCTAAGCAATTCAGAATAAAGCAGTGCATATAATAAGATATGCCCATTGCACAATGCTCTTGATTCACACATACACTAGAATTAACTGTAGACAAAGAACTGGAATTAACTGTAGACTAAGAACTGGAATTAACTGTAGACTAAGAACTGGAATTAACTGTAGACTAAGAACTCTATACAATAGATGCACAGCATCAATAATTTTCCCGTCTACAACATTATTATCAATGAGGCTATGCAATGTACAAGCACATGAAAATATCATAGCCAAATAGTTTGATTCATTTTCTGACAACGAAACTGAAATAGTCAGAACTAAGTAAGTGGCTAGCAGTCCAGTACTCCTACAATATTGAGCACATACAAGTGGCTAGCACTACAAGATTTTGGAACATAACAATATTATTTACAGGTTAATTCTAGTTTAACATCCTCTATATCTAAACAACTGAGcatgctgctactgttgcaactGTATAGCTAAATAAAGGAAATGCCTCTCTTTCACATCCCCATTTGGTCTCATGGATGAGCATGGTCAATTAACAGTACATATACTAGTGGCAGATACCTACACAGCAATTACGCCTAATTCCAACATCAGAAATTTCCAAATGCAATACAATGTAGCAATTAACATGATCCTTACCTGAGTCCTCAGAATAGTATCTCTGTCCACCTTGACCTTGGACTTCTTCACCGTGCCAGCGGCCGCAGCTGCAAGAGCCATTGCCGACTCGTCCCAGCTCTTCCTCCCCGGCTTCATGGCCGACCCGCTCCCCAAATCTGTCATCTTCGAGATACCAGACACCAACACCCCGACCTTCTTCTTGCTGCCCCCTTCTCCCGAAAGCCTCCGGGAACCGGGTGAGAGGGAGCCCCGCCTGCCACCGCCTCCTGGAGAGGCCGCTCCCCTTCTCCCTCCTGGTGAAGGCTGCCTGTACCTCGATGGCACGATAATGGCTGGCTCCTTTGCGACCCTGCGGTTCTCCTCCTTGGCCGCAACAAGGCTGGGAACCACACACTTCGACGGGGCCGGCGACGACGACCTGGACGTGCCTCTCACGGCAGGTGACGACGCTCTGGAGGCACCCTTGACAGAGGGAGACGCCGCCCGGGACGCTCCTTTCACCGCAGGCGACGGATCTCGCTGCTTGGCCGGCGCCGGAGACGAGAACCGCCGCTTCGCGGCCGAACCGCCTGGCAGCGCCGCGGCCTCGGGGCCGTTCCTGGGAGCAAGAACGGTCCTTTTGACGGCAGCATCCGTCGCATCAGACGGCGGCGCACCGCCGGAGCCGGATGGCATGAGCGGCGGCGCAGCGTCGGGGGAGGAGTCCGGCCTGATGACGTAGCCCCGGGAGCACGCGGCGGAGCGGACGATGAGCGGCTCAGGGTTGCCGACGCAGGGGAGGGAGCGGGAGGACGGAACGGGGCGGAGGCCGACGGCGCGGGGGATCGGGCTGGCGAAGCGGAGGCGGTCGAGGTGGACCAGATGTCCGACGATGTGGGGCCGCGCGGAGAGgagggcgtcggcgtcggcggggGAGGGCTGGACGTAGGTGGAGTGGAGGCCGTCGGagagctggaggaggaagccgtTGGAGGGGCAGAGCAGGGAGTCGGCGGTGGAGGCCGTGAGCGCGGGCACGACCGCCGTGACCTGGAGCGCGGGGGAGCGGTGCTCCCCGGTGACCCGCTCGTCCGTGTGCATCGCCTGCAGCAGGCGCAGCAAGACCCCCGGCGTTACAGTCGCCATCGCTCGCTCTCTGGCCGCCGATCGGGAGGAGAAGGGGGGGAGGGATTTGTGGATGCGCCGAGGAGAGATTTGGGggcggagagggagagagaaagggaGGGATTTGAGGAGTCTAGAGGGAGAAAGAGACGTTGGAGTGCGGCGTGGCGAGCGTGGGGACTGGGGACCTGCGGTGGGATTTCAAATTTCAAACGGCCCGCCTCTGCGTTAGACAGTGGGGCCATTTGGCAGGTGAGTCTTGTGAGTATGCGGGGCCGCCGTCAATACTCGCTGCCTCTGCTTGGTGTCGTTACTCGTTTTTGTTTCACGCGCACATTTACTTATTTCATTCTAAAAAAAAACTTGTTTCTCTTTTGTGAGCGAATTGATATTTTTTCTTCTGATAGAGTTAACGGCAAACGCTCCAAATCTCGTGACAGAACTGAACGAATTGGCTGCCGTCCGATCCGGATTGCGTTGGCGTGATTTCAACAAGGGTGGGACGGTTTTTGTTGAGGGACGAATGCAGGCGTGATTTCGGCAAGTATTTTTAGGGAAGTAATTAATGTATACCATGATTTTAGGAAAGTAATTAATGTAAACCGTGATATCAGTGAGGGGGCTAGCGAACTCCAGTCGTTTCGTCTAGGTTCTAGCTAGCCAACCAAATCATCCACTAGCAAGTATTGTAGTTGTTGTTTAGGTTGAAGGCAACTCGTTTTCAGTCTGTTGATCTGAACTGTTATCGAATCGGTCAAACTAAAGAACAACTAATCTTGGAGTTGAGTGGATCAGGATGCCTGAGTCTTTCGCCCTCTTGCCAAATTGTGGAAGAGAGGACGAGATGTGTTGTCTCGCTCCACGACCATCACCGTGGCAATTTCTATATGAATACTATCATGATTTACGCACCGCTTACCTGCTAATTCACGTACAACACCGTGATAACTTCGACCTCAGAAAAAAGTTGTTGAGACATACACCAGTAACTTCTATGTCAATAGCATGGTTATTTGTACAAGGTTGACCTAATATGTTAAGGCCATCATATTTCGTGAATCTGAGCTATCTCATGTGTTTTTGTATCCCTTCTGTTTCAGCCCTACAATCTTAATCCCTCGAATTAAATATACTAGATGATACCTCGTGCCTTCCTACGGGAATGAGTTGCAATAATTTGAGTCAAATTTGGATGTATGAAATATTAATACTTAAACTAACAATAGGTCAATTGAAACCAAAATACATGCAAACATATATTTTATCATTCTATAGTTGTAGAATATTTATCGAGTCTGAGCAGCATGTATAGTGCATGTTAATGTCAATGTGAGTGTTTCCACATGCACGGTGACATGGTGAGGTGGCAAAGTTGCATGTTGACGGCGTGAAGCTAGAGTCTCGATCTGGCCTAGGTGGACGACCGAGCCAGCAAGGAAGGGGTGTTGGTGCAATAATTTGCctccttgtgttttggagattgttctCATAAGCagtgagggactaatgtgtttgctagtgcacacagagtaaaaAGTCCATGGAATCATATGAAGTTTAGAACAAACTCCCAAGATAATCTCCTGTGAGGCAGCGAAGATTATGCGTgtttaaattaaccccccaaattATTGATGCAAAGCAAATGATTCGGTGTCTGTCTGAAGGAATTGACTGCAGCCGAGAAGTTTGAAGACGGAGAAAAGACGCAGCATTATCTTTCActgttcttcttctctttcttgagtcataggaccccatcggtactattaagaggggtatagtgtTCAAAACTTATGTTTCTCTGGTACTAAACCAAAACATATGACGGTCGAGAGAAATTGCTTTGTGCTCTGAAACAATATTTGCCAGGAAGAGACACAATACTTCTTCGCTTTGAGAGATTTGATTCTGACCAAGGAGTCGccttacttgttcctcaagtaaagtTGCCAGGTGTGTTTGAAATCCGGTCATTGGCAACGTGCCGATTGCGCATTGACGAGCTCTCATATCCAAAATGGTCTTTTCCCCCTTGGGAAGACTGCGACTACAAATAGCCACCCCCTTCCACATgaatcatgttggaaatatgccttagaggcaataataaaatgattattattatatttccttgttcatgataattgtcttttattcatgctataattgtattatccggaaattgtaatacacgtgtgaatacatagaccacaaaatgtccctagtgagcctctagttgactagctcgttgatcaaaagatagtcatgatttcctgactatggacattggttgtcattgataacaggatcacatcattgggagaatgatgtgatggacaagacccaatcctaagcatagcacaaagatcgtgtagttcgtttgctagagcttttccaatgtcaagtatcttttccttagaccatgagatcgtgtaactcccggataccgtaggagtgctttgggtgtaccaaacgtcacaacgtaactgggtgactataaaggtgcactacaggtatctccgaaagtgtctattgggttgacatggatcgagactgggatttgtcactccgtatgacggagaggtatatttgggcccactcggtaatgcatcatcataatgagctcaaagtgaccaagtgtctggtcacgggatcatgcattacggtacgagtaaagtgacttgccggtaacgagattgaacgaggtattgggataccgatgatcgaatctcgggcaagtaacgtaccgattgacaaagggaattgtatacggggttgcttaaatcctcgacatcgtggttcatccgatgagatcatcaaggagtatgtgggagcctacatgggtatccagatcctgctgttggttattgaccagagagccgtctcggtcatgtctacatatctcccgaacccgtagggtctacacacttaaggttcggtgatgctagggttgtaaagatattagtatgcagcaaaccgaaagttgttcggagtcccggatgagatcccggacgtcacgaggagttccggaatggtccggaggtaaagaattatatatgggaagtcgagtttcggccatcgggaaagttttggggttcaccgggattgtaccgggaccaccggaagggtcccgggggtccaccgggtggggccacccatcccggagggccccatgggctgaagtgggaggggaaccagcccctggtgggctggtgcacccccctggaccccccctctgcgcctagggttgggaaccctagggaagggggcgcctccacttgccttggggggcaagtctccccccttggccgccgccccccctaggagatcccatctcctagggccggtgcccccctggggtccctatataaagaggggggtgggagggcagccgcaccctgacatctggcgcctccctaccccccttgctacacctcctcctcccgtagttgcttggcgaagccctgccgaaatcctgctgcatccaccaccacgccgtcgtgctgctggatcttcatcaacctctccttcccccttgctggatcaagaaggaggagacgtcacgctgaccgtacgtgtgttgaacgcggaggtgccgtccgttcggcgctaggatctccggtgatttggatcacgacgagtactactccctcaaccccgttctcttgaatgcttccgctcgcgatctacaagggtatgtagatgcactcctctctctcgttgctagatgaactcatagattgatcttggtgaacgtag is a genomic window containing:
- the LOC123091560 gene encoding translation initiation factor IF-2 gives rise to the protein MATVTPGVLLRLLQAMHTDERVTGEHRSPALQVTAVVPALTASTADSLLCPSNGFLLQLSDGLHSTYVQPSPADADALLSARPHIVGHLVHLDRLRFASPIPRAVGLRPVPSSRSLPCVGNPEPLIVRSAACSRGYVIRPDSSPDAAPPLMPSGSGGAPPSDATDAAVKRTVLAPRNGPEAAALPGGSAAKRRFSSPAPAKQRDPSPAVKGASRAASPSVKGASRASSPAVRGTSRSSSPAPSKCVVPSLVAAKEENRRVAKEPAIIVPSRYRQPSPGGRRGAASPGGGGRRGSLSPGSRRLSGEGGSKKKVGVLVSGISKMTDLGSGSAMKPGRKSWDESAMALAAAAAGTVKKSKVKVDRDTILRTQEAMSRRLSDATTELSSNDDSSVDEKPKPRKKTESTAGKAKAAAPKITLHDAKWTDGSIPLVAVSDKLSKIGKEAAERRDAAAAAAADALQEALITDSVIRNLSKFSELCSLSKTANPLPTVDCFLAVYEDTLKWKKIAESMATNGADEAAFWEKSATHWVEAALATELEVLKLVNSATGSIYQKNSATAVEPPRTSLSKRPSLGASAKVQSRASPLPAAWPKTPGMNETVELANTLCREMHVWFLKFVNEAMDVGFHLFEDQNIATRGKQSGHITVVLSQFKRISDWLDGVGKIADEDATKDNVERLKRKIYQFVISRMGSAFESSVSVSAKS